Within the Salmo salar chromosome ssa12, Ssal_v3.1, whole genome shotgun sequence genome, the region AATGTAAATTCAGCCAAACGTTAGAAGTTGAGACAATTTTTTTAAAAGAATTTGGTTGCTTGGAATGGGTTTATAGTGCATTCACACCAATGACTGTACtgactctctctttttctctttctctccttccctctacagATCGGCAAAGACAACCCTGAGTACCTAGTGGCACACGCATACACCCGCTACCTCGGCGACCTATCTGGCGGACAAGTCCTTGGCCGCATTACCCAGAAGTCTCTGGGGCTGAAAGGTGGCGAGGGTCTGTCGTTCTTTTCCTTCCCGGGCGTGAGCAGCCCCAACCTGTTCAAACAGCTGTACAGGAGTCGAATGAACAGCAtagagctggaggaggaggagaggaaaggaatgcTGCAGGAGGCTGTCAGAGCCTTCGAGTTGAACAtccaggtgaggaggagaggagtggaggaggagaggagtggaggaggaggaggaggagaggagtggaggatgaGGTGGTtggggagatgggggggggatGACAAGGAATAGGGAAACGGGACAGCCATGGTTTAGGGGTGATATAAGGTTAGATATTAGGGTTGGTGTTCAACTATAAGCTAAGTGAGTGCCATTTAGTTTTTTTGGAGGAGCTTCTTGGCTCTTCGTACATAAGATGACTGACTTTTGACTGATGTTGTCTTGCCTCTGTCTGTGATGCAGGTCTTTGACGATCTTCAGAAGATGGTGTctgtgacagagagggaaagtgagCTCATGCATACGACAACCAGAAATAGATGCACAAGACACACGTCGACGCACTCCAAACTGGCTGATGgtaagttacacacacacacacacacacacacacacacacacacacacacacacacacacacacacacacacacacacacacacacacacaggtagaataTGATGACGGTGATATTTAGTACATATGCAGTTAGTGTGTTAGATAATACTAATCATTCCTCCTTTCCTCTTTCCTCAGGAGAGAAAGTGACGGCTAGATCCCTTCAGATCCAGACCAGTCTGGTCAACGCATCACCCTTCTTCAGAATGGTGCTGGGGATCTGTGTAGCCCTGGCAACGGTTGGCATGGGAATCTATGCTTTCTAAAGTTGTAAAGAAGTGTTTTCAGCAAAGTTGTATCCGTCCATAACAGAAGATTACCCTAGACCTAGATGATGTTGGGAGTATTTTTGTACTTTAAAGACCTTAAAGAGGATGAAGGACCCCATAttttacaatgttgttgatcctaaATAGTTTTAAAAGGTgttaaaaaactaaatactgtacATAAGTAAGTAATAACTTAGTAATATATATTCTTGTAGTTCCTGTGTTGTATGTAGCCACATTACACTATGAGTTAGGATGTGTATGATACTGATACATGTCCATGTGTCAGACTGGCAGTACTGACTCAATGTACCAGCATAAAATCACTAGTACACTAGTAATAGACTAGTACTCCTGAACATTTTGTGAAATCTCTGTATCGTTTATCAATGTCACTGTGAAAATGAGAGCAAAATGAAATCTATCCTCTTTCATTTACAATCTCAAGATTTAGCAATTACTACTGTAATATTTCTACGTGTCGAAAATCCATTTTTGTAAAGTCAGTTATACTGTTTGAAATTTGTTCAACAAAAATatttgtatatattgtatatatttgtAAATTTTTTAATAAAAGAGTATACCATATGGGGTATAAAATGCACAGATAATTTCTTCATCGTCTACATTATTTAAAATCCTTTCCTCTATCAACATCCAACCACAGAGTAACGAATAGATTGAACATGTCGTTTTATCTCAATCAGTGTGCATAAAAAAGTTAaattaatatatactgctcaaaaaaataaagggaacacttaaacaacacatcctagatctgaatgaaagaaataatcttattaaatacttttttctttacatagttgaatgtgctgacaacaaaatcacacaaaaataatcaatggaaatccaatttatcaacccatggaggtctggatttggagtcacactcaaaattaaagtggaaaaccacactacaggctgatccaactttgatgtaatgtccttaaaacaagtcaaaatgaggctcagtagtgtgtgtgtcctccacgtgcctgtatgacctccctacaatgcctgggcatgctcctgatgaggtggcggatggtctcctgagggatctcctcccagacctggactaaagcatccgccaactcctggacagtctgtggtgcaacgtggcgttggtggatggagtgagacatgatgtcccagatgtgctcaattggattcaggtctggggaacgggcgggccagtccatagcatcaatgccttcctcttgcaggaactgctgacacactccagccacatgaggtctagcattgtcttgcattaggaggaacccagggccaaccgcaccagcatatggtctcacaaggggtctgaggatctcatctcggtacctaatggcagtcaggctacctctggcgagcacatggagggctgtgcggccccccaaagaaatgccaccccacaccatgactgacccaccgccaaaccggtcatgctggaggatgttgcaggcagcagaatgttttccacggcatctccagactctgtcatgtctgtcacgtgctcagtgtgaacctgcttttatctgtgaagagcacagggcgccagtggcgaatttgccaatcttggtgttctctggcaaatgccaaacgtcctgcacggtgttgggctgtaagcacaacccccacctgtggacgtcgggccctcataccaccctcatggagtctgtttctgaccgtttgagcagacacatgcacatttgtggcctgctggaggtcattttgtagggctctggcagtgcttctcctgctcctccttgcacaaaggcggaggtagcggtcctgctgctgggttgttgccctcctacggcctcctccacatctcctgatgtactggcctgtctcctggtagcgcctccatgctctggacactacgctgacagatacagcaaaccttcttgccacagctcgcattgatgtgccatcctggatgagctgcactacctgagccacttgtgtgggttgtagactccgtctcatgctaccactggagtgaaagcaccgccagcattcaaaaatgaccaaaacatcagccaggaagcataggaactgagaagtggtctgtgcttaccacctgcagaaccactcctttattgggggtgtcttgctaattgcctataatttccacctgttgtctattccatttgcacaacagcatgtgaaatttattgtcaatcagtgttgcttcctaagtggacagtttgatttcacagaagtgtgattgacttggagttacattgtgttgtttaagtgttccctttatttttttgagcagtgtactttaaAATGAAGAAAGCAACAATAAAATaggaataaaaaaatacaaatatcagGCTGTTACAGTTCCGTTGTAGTAGGAATCTTGTGGGGTTTCTAATTAGAAATGCCAAGGCCAAAAATCCCATCATTCTATTTCCCAAATAATAACAGACTAATTAAATAACAATGTCAGGCTGTTAGAATTGTCTTCTAATGTATGTGTCTTGTGGTGGTAATAGGCTTTAGGCGGCTTTAGAACCCCCTTCATTACATTTCCTTCTGAAGACGTTGCGAATCCTCCTCATCTTCTTTGGTTTGTCATGCTCCACTTTCTGTCCAGCGCAGTCCTCGAAGACTGAGAAGGCTGGTCATCTTCTTTGATGGTCTTGAATGTGGTGCTGGTGGCATCAGAAAGAGGTGCTTCTCTAGCCTCATATACCAGCTGTAGATGGTTCTGTGGTAGGATGGGCTCCAGGTTTAAATGCCAGTCAGAAACAACAGCTTGGGAGGGTTCCGATTCCGGGAAAAAGGGTCACTAACTTCCTCATTCTGCTGTGTTTCTGCTCTAATGTCTCCTTGGTCAGGTGCCGAGCTAGAGGTCAGTGGTTCAGAGTCTGACACAGCAGCGTTGCTTTCACCTTGCTTCTTCAGCTGTATGTCTTCTTTGAACAAGAACTTAGAGCATGGTTCTCCATCATACTCTGGGTAATAAGTCCCTCCTCCTTGTTAGCAGCAAACCGATCAGGTACACTCTTAGCAATCCATAGAGCTACAAGGCAAACCACATAGTGGTTAAAGATCTTTGATCCCAGTCCAAGTGCTCTCGCCAGCACCGTTCTGGGGCCTAGTATCTCCTCCAGGTTCTCCATGATGTTTGTGGCCACTGTTGGTTAATTTCTTCAACAAATGATCAGGTCTATATAATTATCAAacatactgttgaagtcggaagtttacatacaccttagccaaatacatttaaactcagtttttcataattcctgacatttaatccttgtaaaccttccctgtcttaggtcagttaggatcaccactttattttaagaatgtgaaatgtatgaataatagtagagagaatgatttattacagcttttatttctttcatcacattcccagtgggttagaagtttacatacactcaattagtatttggtagtactgactttaaattgtttgacttgggtcaaacgtttcgggtagccttccacaagcttcccacaataagttgggtgagttttggcccattcctcctgacagacctggtgtaactgaatcaggtttgtaggcttccatgctcgcacacacttttttccgttctgcccacaaattttctgtggggttgaggtcaggctttgtgatggctactccaataccttgaccttgttgtccttaagccgtttttgccacaactttggaagtatgctttgggtcattgtccatttggaagacccatttgcgaccaagctttaacttcctgactaatgtcttgagatgttgcttcaatatatccacataattttccatccccatgatgccaactattttgtgaagtgcaccagtccctcctgcagcaaagcacccccacaacatgatgctgccacccccgtgcttcacggttgggatggggttcttcagcttgcaagcatccccctttttcctccaaacatagcaatagtcattatggccaaacagctctatttttgtttcatcagaccagaggacatttctccaaaaagtacaatttttgtccccatgtgcagttgtaaaccgtagtctggctttttttatggcggttttgctgAGCAgcgtttcaggttatgtcgatataggacttgtttgactgtggatatagatacttttgtacctgtttcctccagcatcttcacaaggtcttttgctgttgttctgggattgatttgcactttccgcaccaaagtacgttcatctctaggagacagaacacgtctccttcctgagcggtatgacggctgcgttgtcccatggtgtttatacttgcgtactattgtttgtacagatgaacgtggtaccttcaggcgtttggaaattactcccaaggatgaaccagacttgtggtctacaatttttttctgaggtcttggctgatttattttgattttcccatgatgtcaagcaaagaggcactgagtttgaaggtaggccttgaaatgcatccacaggtacacctccaattgatgtcaattagcttatcagaagcttctaaagccatgacatcattttctggaattttccaagctgtttaaaggcacggtcaacttagtgtatgtaaacttctgacccactggaattgtgatacagtgaattataagtgaaataatctgtctataaacaattgttggaaaaatgacttgtgttatgcacaaagtagatgtcctaacgaacttgccaaaactataatttgttcacaagaaatttgtggagtggttgaaaaacgagttttaatgactccaacctaaatgtatgtaaacttttttttttaagaaaaaaaagacTCCTTTAGTAATACAACTGGTAGGCAGAAGttggtacagagtacagtatatattattttacctttatttaactaggcaagtgagttaagaacaaattctaattttcaatgacagccataggaacagtgggttaactgccttgttcagggggagaacaacagatttttaccttgtcagcttggagatttgatcttgcaatttttcggttactagtccaacgctctaaccactaggctacctgccgccccacaactATATGATAGTTTCTCCCCAAGTTCTGCAAAATGTATAAGACATCCTGTAACTCAAAGCCTCTCCCAGTCTTTCTTGCGTGAGTTTCCCTGGCAACAACATTTTAATAAAGCTAGCCTCCCCCTGACAGCAGTAACCATCTTATCAGCAATTTAAAGCTCAGAAGTGGGTTTGACTGAAACTTGACCTTACATCACAAGTATAGGGTCATGACAAGGTGAACGAGTGTAAACATCTTCTGACAGGGGAGCTGGTTTCATCAGATCTGTGGCAGCTTTGTGTTCTCAGAGAACCAGAACCACGGTGGGAACCAGACAAGAGGAGTCTGAACGTAGACGCTTTCTGATAGTGTCTGAAGGTCACAACACTCaaaacaggttaacacacacaggtaTCCTGAAGAGGAGACCTTACAGTTTATCATAACATAATTTATTAACCCTTTAAAAGGTATAAGGCCTTGGTTTAACACTTCACCACCGCCAAGTGATCTGTGGACTGCTGAAGAGTGCTGACCAGCTGCCCCACGTGACCTGGACCCATAACAAGAACCATAGGAGAGCTTCTGCATCCTTCAAAAGAGGAGTGACCTTCAGAGAAAGTCAGTTCCTGAAAGGGTTTGTAATTCACTTGAAGAATTACCTGGGAGATAATGTCCTGATGGTTTAACTGAGCACCACGACCTGCTTCGGGAAGGTCTTGGAGGCAGCTCGTCACCTTGGTCCCGATTTCAGTGAGGGCTCTTTGGACGATGTCCCTCGTGCGGTCTCTTTCTGCCGCCATGTCCACCAGGCTCTCCACGACCTCCCTGACTTCCTGTGGAATCTCCACGTGGGTTTGGCTGAGGAGCAAATGTTTCTCTGCGTTGTCAGTGaagagctgctgctgctccacaaTGAACTTCACATGGAAAAGAGAGAAATACATGTTCTCTAAAAGCTCCTCTTATGACTACTGATAGAGGTTAAAACAGCAGTCTATTAAGATATTTATACATttgattttcaataaatttgcaaaaatgtctacaatCCTGTTATAACttcgtcattatggagtattgcgtGTCGATGggtgaaaaaaacaattgaatcaatttagaatttcaggctgtaacaacaaaatgtggaataagtcaagggatatgaacactttctgaatgcactgtatgtatttcTTATGAAACACAGTAGGCCtctattactacagtattacactgaaaATAGTCAAAAACAGGGATAAGAGAAGCCAGTCATTCCTTTCCAGTAGACCGCAGAGACGGGCATCGTTCCACATTGAGCTCGCTCCAAACATCCTGCTCGATGTTAACAAGCCTGTGCCAACTCCTCACCTTCAATGTCTGCGAGTTTGAATTTAGTGGAATTGAGTTGTATATTACCATGGCAAATGTTTATACGAATGATAGCATTTATAACTCATTTTGAACACCTGACAATGTCATTTTGATCAGGCTATTATGGATCTTTCACATCTCGCTGGTTAAGTGACGTATATTTCTTACCAGCTCAATGAGGTAGGGGTTTCTCCCCTCTCACGTCCTGAAATCTACAAATGAAACACAGAATGCATATGTCACTTTGTGTCATATATTCAGCAAAGAGACTTATTGTGTTTTGGCCATGTATTTAGCTTCATTATTAGCTATACAGGAAAGTGTTGGACAGGTTGACTGCCTGTGGACCTTTaggtctctctccctttttcaggAAGGCTTACTCAACTTTGAAAATGATCCATCCCCTCATGTGATTGACAGTGATGTAGGCTGAAGACTCAGGAACTCTGATGAGCTTTCTCTGTAAGACAGGCCATCATTAGCTCTGGAACCAGTGAGCAGAGAGCTAACTGGCCATTCATTTGAACGCATACAAACTTCAGGGATACGACAGGCCACGTTTGACCTATTATTTATCACTTCCTATGTAGGTCTACATAatttaatgttgtttttttttatctaGGAAATGTTCTTACCTGCGCATCAAGGTATGACAGAAGCCAGTATGTGTGGATGCACTGGAAATGCATGTTCACCACAACCTATTCTAAAGTGAAGAGAACCTAGAAATGTATCACGGAAATAATCAAGCAAAAAAAGATCTGGCGTTGTGGCACACACATCTATAGGTTATGAAGTTATTTGTCTTCATAAACAAA harbors:
- the LOC106590030 gene encoding heme oxygenase, with protein sequence METEKKMQTQVELTDSDLSEQIKAVTKDSHVRAENTELMLAYQRGNVSLPQYKLLLCSLYEIYQALEEALDNNSNHPSVAPIYFPLELARLESVERDLEHFYGQDWREKIVVPAATKIYAHRLRQIGKDNPEYLVAHAYTRYLGDLSGGQVLGRITQKSLGLKGGEGLSFFSFPGVSSPNLFKQLYRSRMNSIELEEEERKGMLQEAVRAFELNIQVFDDLQKMVSVTERESELMHTTTRNRCTRHTSTHSKLADGEKVTARSLQIQTSLVNASPFFRMVLGICVALATVGMGIYAF